In the Solanum pennellii chromosome 5, SPENNV200 genome, one interval contains:
- the LOC107020071 gene encoding LOB domain-containing protein 1-like, whose product MECSDHKTTTTISSMNSSSSTFASTISTTPTSGLLSPKSSILLSTPPMNIVLSPCAACKILRRRCVEKCVLAPYFPPTDPLKFTIAHRVFGASNIIKMLQELPEEQRVDAVNSMVYEANARIRDPVYGCAGAICQLQKQISELQAEFAKAQAEILNLKCQNSNLLALVCMEVSENSSNSLLLSSDHINDYENNNDNTSMFLEDNNLYGAWEPLWT is encoded by the exons ATGGAATGTAGTGATCACAAAACCACAACAACAATTTCTTCAATgaattcatcatcatcaacatttgCTAGTACTATATCTACCACTCCAACAAGTGGATTATTGTCACCTAAAAGTAGTATATTATTATCAACTCCTCCAATGAATATTGTTCTTTCTCCATGTGCTGCTTGTAAAATCCTCCGTAGGAGATGTGTTGAGAAATGTGTATTGGCACCTTATTTTCCTCCCACTGACCCTCTTAAGTTCACCATTGCTCATAGAGTCTTTGGTGCTAGCAACATCATCAAAATGTTACAG GAGCTTCCAGAAGAACAAAGAGTGGACGCGGTGAATAGTATGGTGTATGAAGCAAATGCAAGAATAAGAGATCCAGTTTATGGTTGTGCTGGTGCAATTTGTCaattacaaaaacaaataagtGAACTCCAAGCAGAATTTGCAAAGGCACAAGcagaaatcttgaatttaaaatgtcaaaattcaaatttattggCTTTAGTTTGCATGGAAGTATCAGAAAATAGCAGCAATAGCTTATTATTATCTTcagatcatattaatgattatgaaaataataatgataatactaGCATGTTTTTGGAAGACAACAATTTATATGGAGCTTGGGAACCACTTTGGACATGA